The Betaproteobacteria bacterium nucleotide sequence AGGCCGTGCCGACGCCGGCATCGACCAGCACGGGCACTTTGGCGTTGGCGATGATGATCTGCAGATTCCACGGATTGAGAATCCCCATGCCGGAGCCGATCAGCGATGCGAGCGGCATGACGGCACAGCAGCCGATCTCCTCCAGCCGCTTGGCCAGGATCGGATCGTCGCTGCAGTAGACCATGACCTTGAAACCGTCCTTCACCAGGACTTCGGCGGCCTGCAGCGTTTCCACCATGTTGGGAAAGAGCGTGGCCGGATCGCCGAGCACTTCCAGCTTCACCAGCTCGTGGCCGTCGAGCAGCTCGCGTGCGAGGCGCAAGGTACGCACGGCATCGTCGGCCGTGTAGCAGCCCGCCGTATTGGGCAGGATCGTGAAGCGGCCGGGCGGAAGAAATTCGAGCAGGCTCGGCTCGTTGGCGTTCTGGCCGATGTTGGTGCGGCGGATGGCCACGGTGACAATCTCCGCACCGCTCGCGTCGACGGCAGCGCGCGTCTGCGCGAAGTCCTTGTACTTTCCCGTTCCGACCAGCAGCCGGGAGCGGAAGGTGCGCCCGGCCAGCGCGAGAGAATCCATCTTGTCCTGCGGGGTCATGTGCGAATACTCCGGCCTGTTGCGGTCGCGGTCATCAGCCGCCTCCGACCGCTACCACGATCTCGATCCGGTCGCCATCCGCGAGCCATTGCTCGCCAAAGCGGCTGCGCGGGACGATGTCGCCGTTGCGTTCCAGGGCGACACGCTTGCCGGTCAGCTCCAGCACGCCGAGCAAGGCATCGACCTTGAGCGGGGCATCGAAGCGGCGCGGCTCGCCATTGATGGTGAGTGCGATCACGGGCGGTGACAGGCGAAAACGAGGCAGCTGCAGGGACAAGAATTCTAGCATGCGCCTGCCGGGGAGCAGGCGTCCGCGCGCTGATTGGCCGGGCGTGGGCACGTGACCCGTGCGGCCGTCCGGCAGTCCCACAACCGCGCATGGTCCTCCATCTTGCCCGACACGATGATGGCGATTGGGAGGGGCCCGGGGAGCGCGTGCCCGTTACCGATGCTGTCTATAATCGCCGAGGAAAATGGGGACGCACACAATTTCCGGACAATGGCGTGCGTCCTCATTTGCCGGTTGGCCGGGAAATTGTGTGCGTCCCCATTTTCCGTGGTTTGCGATCGATGCGTGCGACGACTGGGTGGATGGTCTTGGCTGCCGCGATGCCGCTGGATGCCGCCGCCCAGGCGGCGGCCAGCGATTCGGCTCGCGCGCTGGGACCGGAGGTGGTAGTCAGCGCGACGCGCGACGAGGCACGCGAGTTCGACTTGCCGGTTGCAATAGACAGCGTCGACGCGCGCGCGGTGCGCGAAGGCAACGCCCGGGTCAACCTGTCCGAGTCGCTCAGTCGCGTTTCGGGCATCGTCGTTCAGAACCGGCAAAACTACGCGCAGGATCTGCAGGTGTCCTCGCGCGGCTTCGGCGCCCGGGCGGCGTTCGGCGTGCGCGGCGTGCGCCTGGTTGCCGACGGAATCCCGGCGACGATGCCGGACGGACAAGGCCAGAGCGCCACCTTCAGCCTCAGCTCGGCGAGCCGCATCGAGGTGCTGCGCGGACCGTTCGCATCGCTCTACGGCAATGCGTCCGGCGGGTTCATCCAGACTTTCACCGAGGATGGCCCGGAACGGCCGACTCTGCGACCGAGCGCGAGCTTCGGCAGCTACGATACGTATCGCGCGGGTCTCAATTTCGGCGGCACGGCGGGCGCGCTCAATTACCTGGTCGACGCTTCGCGTTTCCAGACCGACGGCTATCGCGACCATAGCGCGGCGCGGCGCGATCAGCTCAATGCCAAGTTTCGCATCGCCTTTACCACCGGCGCCACCCTGACCGCCCTCGTCAATGCGCTGGAGCAGCCCGACACCCAGGACCCGCTCGGATTGCGGCGCGCGCAGATGGAAGCGAACCCGCGCCAGGTCGATCCCGCCGCGATCCTTTTCAACACACGCAAGAGCATCGAGCATCGCCAGGGCGGGCTCGTGTACGAGCATCCGGTCGGCGGCGGCGACGTGCTGCGTGCTTCGGTCTATGGCGGCGGGCGCGACGTGGTGCAGTATCTTTCGATTCCGCTCGGCCCACAGCTGGCGCCGACTTCCGGGGGTGGGGTGGTGGATCTCGATCGCGCCTTCGGTGGCGGCAGCTTGCGCTACACCGCCTCGCGGCAAACCGCGGCCGGCCCGATCAAGCTCACCGGCGGGGTCGAGTACCAGCGCATGGACGAGCGCCGGAAAGGCTTCATCAACAACTTCGGCACGCGCGGGGCGCTCAAGCGCGATCAGGACGATCGCGTATCGAGCACCGACTTCTTCGCGATCGGCGAATGGGGCTTCGCGCCGCACTGGGTGCTCACTGGGGGCGCCCGTACGAGCCGCATCCGGTTCGAATCGCGCGACCACTTCATCGCCCCCGGCAACCCCGACGACAGCGGCGCGGTCAGCCATTCGGGTAGCAGCACGGCGCTGGGCCTGCTGTACAAGCTGAGCGAGCAGGTGCACTTGTACGCAGCCGCGGGTCGCGGTTTCGAGACACCGACACTCGCCGAGCTGTCGTATCGCCCCGATCGCACCAGCGGGCTCAATTTCAGTCTCGAGCCGAGCCGCTCCAAGCAGATCGAAGCCGGCA carries:
- the thiS gene encoding sulfur carrier protein ThiS, encoding MIALTINGEPRRFDAPLKVDALLGVLELTGKRVALERNGDIVPRSRFGEQWLADGDRIEIVVAVGGG
- a CDS encoding thiazole synthase is translated as MDSLALAGRTFRSRLLVGTGKYKDFAQTRAAVDASGAEIVTVAIRRTNIGQNANEPSLLEFLPPGRFTILPNTAGCYTADDAVRTLRLARELLDGHELVKLEVLGDPATLFPNMVETLQAAEVLVKDGFKVMVYCSDDPILAKRLEEIGCCAVMPLASLIGSGMGILNPWNLQIIIANAKVPVLVDAGVGTASDAAIAMELGCDGVLMNTAIAGASDPVLMASAMRKAVEAGREAFLAGRMPKKPYSAAPSSPTTGLIGKA
- a CDS encoding TonB-dependent receptor plug domain-containing protein — translated: MRATTGWMVLAAAMPLDAAAQAAASDSARALGPEVVVSATRDEAREFDLPVAIDSVDARAVREGNARVNLSESLSRVSGIVVQNRQNYAQDLQVSSRGFGARAAFGVRGVRLVADGIPATMPDGQGQSATFSLSSASRIEVLRGPFASLYGNASGGFIQTFTEDGPERPTLRPSASFGSYDTYRAGLNFGGTAGALNYLVDASRFQTDGYRDHSAARRDQLNAKFRIAFTTGATLTALVNALEQPDTQDPLGLRRAQMEANPRQVDPAAILFNTRKSIEHRQGGLVYEHPVGGGDVLRASVYGGGRDVVQYLSIPLGPQLAPTSGGGVVDLDRAFGGGSLRYTASRQTAAGPIKLTGGVEYQRMDERRKGFINNFGTRGALKRDQDDRVSSTDFFAIGEWGFAPHWVLTGGARTSRIRFESRDHFIAPGNPDDSGAVSHSGSSTALGLLYKLSEQVHLYAAAGRGFETPTLAELSYRPDRTSGLNFSLEPSRSKQIEAGIKANLIPGQRLRLTLYEIETRDEIVVNAASGGRTDFKNAGRTRRQGVEASWEVVYDNGIEAYVAWSWVDAHYRDAFTSGTPPVVIPAGNRLPGVAASTLYAELIWRHAVSGFYVGVEGRRVGRVAVDDRNSEFAASYAVASARLGFEQRGRQWRLNEFVRVDNITDRRYAGSVIVADGNRRFYEPAPGRNYLLGVEASLAF